The sequence GTTAAAGTCAAAACTGAGCCTTGCAAAATCAAATCTGGCTGTAGGAGGTTGTTCCAGGTCATAGTTAAAAAATAAGAGTCAACAGAAGTTTGGGTGTTGTAGAGACGTAAAAATTTTACGCCTCTACAGGGATTTTCAGCGCCACGCACAATCTTATCTCCCCATCAGCCAAGCTGTGTTTGAGGAGCGGGGATAATCCTCATAGCTTCATTCCCTGTTCCCAAATTCGGCAAAACATCTGTTTTAGCGGACATAATTTTATTAGTCCGCTGCAGTGTCAGCTTAAATTGTCACCAATACAAAAGGGTCGATCTTGTTTGTGATTATAATTAAAAATTTAAAAATGTTACATTTTAATTTTTAATTTTTAATGTTATTCAACCTCATTAAAAAGATGTTCTTCTAATAATGGTTGTACTTTACGAAACTCTTCTGGAGACAGCAATTCAGGTAAACCATTTTTTGATGTGCGGGCAAAAAATAGCAGTGGGTCGAGGGGTGTATAAATTGCATACTCTTGTTCTTCGTCATAGAAACTGGCGAGTAGTTGTAATTGCTCTGGTTCTAAATCTGCTTCTTCATCTTCGATTTCTAAGGTGAAGAGTTCTGATTCTTCCACTGGTGGTAAATCACCTGCGACTGTCAGCGCATAAGCTGTATTCTTCAAAACCAGATTCTGCTCTGATAAAACCGCTTGAGCGGTACCAAAAATTTTATCAATAGTGTCGTCATCTTCTACGAGCACTGCTTCTTCTTCTTCATCTTCACCTTGCCAAGCAAAAATTTCTACAGGTGAATCAACAGGTAGGAGTAAGACATATTCTTGTCCATCCACTGCTAAGGAATGCTCAATATAACATTCGAGGGTTCGCCCTTTGTCGTCTGTCAAAGTTATCGAACCGGCATGAGCATGATCATTTTCTTCAGGGAATTGAGAGGAAAACATAGCCGAATTTTAGGACTTTATAAATGCCAGCCAAGTTGTCAATCGCTTAACTATTTCATAACAAATGCTGTTAAACAAATAGCTTGAGAGTTAGATACAACTGCTGGGGAATAGTTTTCAGAATATCATGTTAAAAGTATCAATACTCGCTAGCTACGGCTGGACTGCGGGATTTAGCTCTGCGAGCATCTAGCCATTGTTGCAAAATTAGAGCTGCGGCTTTGCGGTCAATTAGGGCTTTGTGACGCGAGGGAGAGCGGTTTTCATCTCTGAGCAACTGCTCTGCTTGTAATGAAGTTAAGCGCTCATCGACATATTCCACGGGTAGTGCTAGGGCTTGAGCCAGTCTAGTGGCAAATTTTTGCACTTGACGAGCTTGAAAGCCAACGGAGCCATCCATTGAGTAGGGTAAGCCCATGACTATCACTTCTACTTGACGCTCTTGGACTAGCTGTCGTAAACGCTCGACATCTTGGACAAAAGATGCTCTCTCAATTGTAGTGATTCCTGTAGCAATTAAACCTGTCCGATCGCATCCTGCTACACCAATGCGCTTGCGACCGAAATCTAGTCCTAGGGCTGAAATCAACTGTTTTGGTTGCTCGGGGGTTGTCACACTACTGCTCCTGCTGTGCATCTGCATCTGGTTCGCAAGATGCTTCCAGGTTACAGTTTTTACACCCAAAGTTAGCAGATTCTGATTTATTTGGCGTCTGTCTATCGGTTGATTGCTGTTGCAGTTGTTGTACTTGCTGCACCCATGACATCCCGCCAGGAATTGGTTTGCGTGCTGGTTGTAGACCTTGTAAGACTTCAGGCCATTGAATTCCTTCTAGAGAGACGAATTTAGATTCTCGCAACTTGTGCCAAACTGAACGGG is a genomic window of Fortiea contorta PCC 7126 containing:
- the ruvX gene encoding Holliday junction resolvase RuvX, whose protein sequence is MTTPEQPKQLISALGLDFGRKRIGVAGCDRTGLIATGITTIERASFVQDVERLRQLVQERQVEVIVMGLPYSMDGSVGFQARQVQKFATRLAQALALPVEYVDERLTSLQAEQLLRDENRSPSRHKALIDRKAAALILQQWLDARRAKSRSPAVASEY
- a CDS encoding DUF3727 domain-containing protein → MFSSQFPEENDHAHAGSITLTDDKGRTLECYIEHSLAVDGQEYVLLLPVDSPVEIFAWQGEDEEEEAVLVEDDDTIDKIFGTAQAVLSEQNLVLKNTAYALTVAGDLPPVEESELFTLEIEDEEADLEPEQLQLLASFYDEEQEYAIYTPLDPLLFFARTSKNGLPELLSPEEFRKVQPLLEEHLFNEVE